The sequence TCCTGATATACGGCTCTACCCGCTATAGGGTGGATAACTATAATTCCTGGCAGAATTACCTGTCACTGATATACCGGCTGTAGCATCCATCACCCCGACCCTCCATAACAACTCGAAGGGGAGGGCGGGTTTTTAGCAAAAACAGGACCCGCCCGCCCCCTGCCCGGCAGATTATTCAGGAAGCACTAAAAACTATAGGTTTTTCAAATAGATAACATAAATCAGCCTGTCTCCGCCTTCTACCTGAGTGGCGGCAATCCGCAAACTGTAGTTGTATGGCCAGAGAGTTGAAAAACGGGAACGCTCCGGCTTTTCCGGCTCCTCCGGCATCCGGAAATAGAGGAGTCCGTGCTTTGTTTCTCCAGGATTAATAACCATACTCTTCAGCTCCACTGCATTCAGGTACTCATCGATATATTTCTCAGGCCATGCCTCCGAGGCCAGGAGGGGATAGATAATCTGGTCAGCCTTGAGTAAGAGCACCTCGCTGCTTTGGATCTGATATGTCTTGCTGCTTCTGTTTGAAATAATTACCTCAAGGACTAAAATGTTCCTTTCCGTAAAGTCTAATCCAAAGGCTTGACAGGATTTATCCTTATCGAAATAATCATCCACCGCGATAATGAGCCCCTTTTTATTTTGTCCCTGGGGGTAGAGGTCAGCTCCACGGGAAGGAAGAGGTGGAATTCTGAACTGCCGGTGTGCACATCCGGCAGCAGTGAAAATCCCAATCAGGAAAAACATTTTCAGGAATAAGTATATTTTTTTCATGACTAATTACCTCAATATATAAAGTTGCGCTTTATACCTCATTTCTATTTTGGCATATTAACTTTGGTAAAACAACATGTTTCCATTTCAGGCCGATTTTTTAAGATTAAAAAACACGGTTTATCCTTCGGATTTATCGGCCTTATAAAGGTTTCATTTCAACTGCTTCTTTAAAGTTTACATAATATCCCTTATCAGACGTTAAAGCAGGAGGAATCCAGGGAGATCATAAGGGAGATCATAACGGGATGAAAAGCTTTTCCGTCTGATTTTATTGGCACGGATCATTAACTACCGGTCACTGAAAAAAGGAGGAGATGTGTATGTCGGGAAAAATAGGAAAAGTATGCTTTGTTTTTTCTTTTGTCGCATTTTTTCTCTGTCTGGTATGTTCTCCCATCACTCATGCAGTTCCGCTAACCGCTACCACTGCCACAGCCTTCACCACCATCAGTCCTGGTGATACCTGGGTGGCTTTGCCACCCTATAATACCCTGTGGCCGTTGTGGTCGCCCCCGCTGTCACCAGTCAGCTCACTTACCGGACTTCCCACACCGATAGTCACCAGCCTTACGCCGGCTACGGTTTTACCGGTTCAGCCCGGATTAACATGGGACCCGGCACTGGGATATCCCTGGTTGCTCTATAATACTCCGTCAGGAATGGCCTATTATGATCCTCTGGCCGGAGTTAATCTCTGGCCCCCGAAAATTTTAGTCAACACTATTACCGGAATTCCCATAACTCTCACCTTACCAATTGGTTATGCTACCTTACCGCCAACTTCCTCGCTCTGGCTCTTTTCCACCGTGCCTGCCGCCAACCAGAGCTATATTGCATCCTATTACCAGTTTGTTCCAGCGGGCACGGTTGCAGCCCCACCTGCTTTGACCTCATTGCTCACTGCACTCCAATTATTACTATGATTTATTTTGACAATACTGAAAAAAATCAGGGTCATTGCCGACCCTGATTTTTTTTATTTCCTAACCGCTGAGAATGTCGTATAGTCATAGCACTTATGTCGCTTTTTTTACCATAATTGCATGATCATATTGCTATTATCGCCAGGATTTGTTATCATATCGAAATAACGGTAATGAAATCCTTTCATATTCACAGGGTTCAATAAGACATCGATGAGAAGTAGTGCTCCCGGCATCATTTACAGCAGGATAAGATTATTCCTTATCTTGCATTTTCTCCTCGCCCTCCCCTGCTCCCTGGTGTCGATCAGCCATCCTGATGCCGGGGAATGGCGTGTTCCCGAATTCAACCTGCAAGGAACAGCCCCCAATACCCCCGCCGTCCAGGTTGGAGAGCTGAAAAAATCCATTGATTCAACTGCCAATCAATTAGTCCGGAACATGACAGCATCCTCTTCCCTGCCTGCTGACCGCTGGATCACTCTTCTTCTGCGCAATTCGTCCTCTTCCGACTTTATTCTGACTGATATTGTCACCAAACTTGGCCGGAAATTGACTCACTATAACTTCTGTCTTGAAGATTCCGGCATTTTTCACCGGAATACCGTTAAAAAGTTTGCCATCTCGGATATCCCGAACGGGAGGAATGAGCTTTTCATCACTTTTTTGCTGCAGGAGCTGTCAGATAGCGGCAGCCAGGATGGAAAGATCACGGCGAAGAGAAAGGGGCCGGGGGGAACAGCTCCCCTGAAAGGCTGCTCTCTGCTTTCCGACTCCCGCTGCCTGCATAAAAAACCGCTCGTCGATACGAGAGTGGTCAAAAAATGCTCCTTCCGTTTTTCCTGGCCAGGAGAGCAGGCCCTCTCGAAAGTCATTATTTTCGATGACAGCAATGCTCCTCAGATTCAGGACATGCCGACGCAAAGCCTGGAGGTAGCCAGAGGGCTTTTTCTCAATCAGGATTACCTCGCCTGCCTGTGGAATCTGAGCAACTTTTTCAAAGAGTCTGCCAGCCTGCCGAAAAATCCTGCGGGCCGGACTTTGGATGATCGTGCAGGTCAAACCTCGACTGTCGATTTTCAAGCCCTCATGGCCGAGGCTTCCTTCCTCAGGGCAGAATGCTTTCTCCACCTTGAAATGTATGCTGAGGCAATTTCCGCCTATCAGGAAGTGCGGAAAAAGTTTCCCCGGAGCGATTATTACCACCTGTCTCTGCTCCACCTTGAAATGGCTCATTATCTGGCAGGCCACTACAGCCAGGCCGTCATTGATTTCGAGCAGTTTGACTCCCTGGCAGGAGACAGGATTCTTGATCCTGCCCGCTATATTGCCGCTAGATCCCTGTATCAGGAAAAAAAGTTTACTCAAGGGGCCAATCTTCTCCGCCGTATTTCTCCCGCTTCACCCTGCTTCCTGCCAGCACGGTATTTACAGGCGCTTTGCCATCTGGCGGTCCGGGAAAACGATGCTGTGGTGGAGGATCTGGAAGCCATCATTCATCTCCCCTCCCCTGCCGCCATTCCCGCATCCGGTATGGAGGAACTGCAGATCATTCTGGGATCTGAAAGTCTGAATGCCGGGCACCTGGTCCAATCAGCGCATCTTCTTCTTGGCAGGCTGTGGTACCAGGAGAAGGAATATGAGAAATCCCTGAAGGAGTTTGATGCAATTTCGGCCAAGAGCCCTCAGTACCTGTCGGCCCTTATCGGAAAAGGACTGATTTTTCTTCAACTGCGACAGGAAGAGAAGGTGAGGAAAATTCTCGATGAATTGACTCCCCAGGGTCTTGAAAGCAGATTCCTCTCGGATGCCCGCTTCAGTCTGGCTGACAACCGGCAAAAGACGGGCAGGTACCGGGAAGCTTATGCCCTGTATCAGGAGTCGATACACCAGTGCCGGGAAGGTCTTGCAGCCATCGGGAACCTTCAAAAGGATCAGCAGTATCTGGACAACCTGCTGCGCTTTGTCCTCGATGCCCGAAAGCCCCGATCATCTTCGCCGACTCCATCCCTGACGGCCATGGTTCCGCCGACTTCCTGGATCTATCAGGAAGTTGCCGACATACTCTCTTCACAAGGCAGCCTGTCCTGCTGGCATGATCTTGAGAGGATGGAGAAAGTCCTTCAATCCATGAGAAGTCTGCTCCTTGCGCCGGAACCCGGTTATCCGGAGAAGATCAAGGGCTTATCCCGGCTCATGGCCCGGCCCGAAGAGATAACCGAAGAGATGAAAGGGGCGCACGGGGAGGATCCCTCATCCCCGGCTGATCCCAATCAGCCGGAGCTTGAAAAAATCAGGCAGGCGGCTTTTCGGGAAATTGTCAATCGGGAAAACCGATTCGGGCTGGTCAGGGAGGCTGTCATCACCCGGTTGAAAAGCGATATTCAGGAAGCCCTGGGCATGATCAGCCATCGGCTCTCTGAAATTCATGACCGGGCATGCCTTGAAATCGAACATGCAGCCCTTCAGGAAAAATTATCAACCCCAGATGAAAAATCCCTGGCTGCCCTGAAAAAAGTCATGACTACCCATGAGTCTTTTATCAACCGGTATCCGCAAAGCCCGTATCTTGAAAAGATCCTTTTTCAACTGGCCGAGTACTCGTATCTCCATGCTTCTCTTGATTACCAGCGGATGCTCAGGGCTGTGGAAGGAAGCAAAAATCCGGCTGATTTTCTTCTGGAAACCAGACCGAACTTCGATCAGGCCATTAAGCTTTACGAGAGGATACTTTCTCAGTTTCCCCACGGTCGCTATACGGAAAAAACCCTGTATGCCCTGGCCTATACCTACCAGGAGCAGGGGGCGATCATTCTGGCCAGGAGTGTTTTCCAGCGCCTGATCCAGGATTTTCCCGATACCTCCCTGGCAACCGAAGTCCAGGTCCGTCTGGGAGAAATCTTCTTTGACGAGAACAAGTTCGCTCAGGCTGCCGAGTATTACGACCGTGCGGTAAAGTCGGGAAGACTCCCCGGACAGTATCGGAACAATGTTCTTTACAAGCTCGCCTGGTCCTTCTACAAACAGAGTCAGGACCACAAGGCCCTGGAATTATTCATCTTGCTGGCAGACGAATATGCACGGAGCAATAATAATCTTCTGCTGAAGGAAATGATCTACCAATTGGCTAAAATGGGCAGTGAGTATGATTCCCTGGAAAAAGTCACAAAGCTTTTATCGCCTGTCGAGGAGAAGAGCTACCACTTTCAGGTTGTGAAGACCATGGCCGACATTTTATTCAATGAGGAAAGATTCAGGGAGGCTATCGAGGCCTACCGCCGGGTAATAGACCGCTACCCCCTTAATGCCGAAGCTCCGGTCTTTCAGGCCAGAATCGAACAGTGCTGCCTCAAGCTGGCCGATCCCAAAGCAGCCAATGCAGCCAGGGAGCACCTGGTGCTCAACTACGGAGAAAACACTCCCTGGTGGGACAATAACCGGGATGAAGCCATCAGGAAACAGGTGTCGTTGCTCATCGATGAGTCCATCCGCAATTCCACCCTGTATCTGATGGAATCGACGGACGAAAAGGATTATCAGGAACTGATCAGATTCTACCGGCAGAATCTGAATCGCTTTCCCAGTGCGGAACAGGTTTATACGATCGGCTTTCTGCTGGCCGAATGCCTCTATAAAACCCGTCAGTATGAGCAGGCCATCGCCGAATACAGCCAGGTTGTTCAGAATAAGGCGTTCAGGAAATTTACCGAGGATGCAGCCTACAAGAAGATCATCTGTCTCGAAAAGCTGATAGAGCACAAAGCCCCTGCCGGGACTCAGCAGCAGGGACCTGCGCCGGAAGGCAAGGCAGCGGGAATAAAACCGGAGGACTGGAGCCCGGAAGAAAAGCAATTCCTGGCTGCCTGCGATCATCTGATGCAATCTTTCCCCAAAAATGTGCATCTGCCGGAAGTGCTCTACAAAAAGGGAGAATTATACCTGACCAAGGGTCAGCCGCAAAAGGCGATCGACACGTTCGACTACCTGATTCAGCATTTTCCTGAGAGCGATATTCGCCCGTCAGCCTTGAAAATGCTGGCCAAGGCCCGCTTCAACCAGGAGAAATTCGAACTGGCTGCCAGGGTATATTCCGAGATCGTGGCTGACTGTGACCAGAAATTGAAGGGCAGGGAAGATGCCGAGGTTGTATCGGCCCGCAGAAATGCCTATAAAATGATGGCCCTGTCGAGCTATAAAGAGGCCGAGCTTTTGACCAGGGAAGGAAAACCCATCGAGGCTGCACAAAAGTTCGAGGCCACGGCGGATGAGTTTCCCCGCGAGCAGATTGCTGACCTGGCCCTGTTCGAGGCAGCCAGGATTTACCAGGCTCAGGGTCAGCCCCAAAAAGCCCATCAGATTTTCGAACGGATCCTGGAACAATACCCCGGCTCGGAATATGCTCCGCAGGCACTCCTTTTGATCGCTCAGGAACAGGAGAAAAACCGGCAGCTTGCCGAAGCCGCCCGGAATTACGAAAGGCTGTACCGAGACTATCCCCGGTTTTCAGGGTCCGGCAAAGCCCTCTACAGGGCGGGAAGATTATTTGAAGAGGTTGAGGATTGGGCTAAAGTCATCACCATATTCAGCCTCTATCAATCCGATCTTCGCCCTGATCCGGCCCTGGCCCTTGAAGTCAACTTCCGCCGGGGATATGCTCTCATGAAAAGCGGCGGCAATACTCAGGCTGAAGCGGCCTTTCAGGTTGTTCTCGATACCTATGAGCGGTATAAGGCGCAGGATGATACGCTCAAACCGTACTACCCCGCCTGGGCCCGGTTCCTCATCGGTGAGATGTCCTTCGAGGCCTATGACAAGGTCAGATTGCAGGACAGCAGCGACCGGGGGATGAAACCAAAACTGGATATGCTGAAAAAAGTGCTCGAAAACTATACCAAAGCCACTGATTTTAAAATCGCCGAATGGGCTATTCAGGCTATTTTCAAAATGGGGCTGGCTATGGATAAATTCGCTGAGGAGCTTGGGGATTTTTCAGCAGGTCAATCATCGGAAGAGCTGCCAAAAGACGAAGCTTCTTACCTGCTCAATATTCAACTCCAGATGAAGATTATCGAATTCCTGGAAAAGGCCGGAATGTTTTACCGGCAAAATATCCAACTGTCAGAACACAATAATATACAAGATGATACCTGGATAGCCAAATCGAAAGAGAATTTTACTCGAGACTATTGGCTGGCAGGGCAGCGGTATGAAAAAATCTATTCGCTCATCAAAGATGCGCCGGTTCCTGACTCCCTCGATGAAGAGCAGGTCAAAAGTTACCGGCAGGCACTTCTGGAAAAGGCTCTGCCCTATCAAAGTCAGGCTGCCGAGATGTATGCTAAAAATACTCAGGCATCTGCCTTCCGGATCGAGTATAATTCCTGGATAGGGCAATCGTACCAGAGACTGGCTATTGTGAGACCTGAAAGATACCGGCGGGACGAAGAACGGCCGCTGGCCGAGAGTCGATCACGATTCAGCCTTCCTGAGCAGCTCCTGTTGAGAGAATGAGGGAGATTCCGTGACAAAGACAAAGGCAAAAACAAAGGCAAAGACAAGGAAACCACAGAGACACAGAGACACAGAGGGGAACAGGGTATTATTGTCTGTGTGCCTGTATGTCTTTGTGGCTGCCTGTATTCTTGTGAGCGGATGCGGGAAGGCTGCGCTGAAAATCCAGAGCCCGCTGGGAAAGGGCATCTACCAGGCCAATCTTCTCTATCAGGATGCCAACTATCAGGAATG comes from bacterium and encodes:
- a CDS encoding tetratricopeptide repeat protein, with protein sequence MRSSAPGIIYSRIRLFLILHFLLALPCSLVSISHPDAGEWRVPEFNLQGTAPNTPAVQVGELKKSIDSTANQLVRNMTASSSLPADRWITLLLRNSSSSDFILTDIVTKLGRKLTHYNFCLEDSGIFHRNTVKKFAISDIPNGRNELFITFLLQELSDSGSQDGKITAKRKGPGGTAPLKGCSLLSDSRCLHKKPLVDTRVVKKCSFRFSWPGEQALSKVIIFDDSNAPQIQDMPTQSLEVARGLFLNQDYLACLWNLSNFFKESASLPKNPAGRTLDDRAGQTSTVDFQALMAEASFLRAECFLHLEMYAEAISAYQEVRKKFPRSDYYHLSLLHLEMAHYLAGHYSQAVIDFEQFDSLAGDRILDPARYIAARSLYQEKKFTQGANLLRRISPASPCFLPARYLQALCHLAVRENDAVVEDLEAIIHLPSPAAIPASGMEELQIILGSESLNAGHLVQSAHLLLGRLWYQEKEYEKSLKEFDAISAKSPQYLSALIGKGLIFLQLRQEEKVRKILDELTPQGLESRFLSDARFSLADNRQKTGRYREAYALYQESIHQCREGLAAIGNLQKDQQYLDNLLRFVLDARKPRSSSPTPSLTAMVPPTSWIYQEVADILSSQGSLSCWHDLERMEKVLQSMRSLLLAPEPGYPEKIKGLSRLMARPEEITEEMKGAHGEDPSSPADPNQPELEKIRQAAFREIVNRENRFGLVREAVITRLKSDIQEALGMISHRLSEIHDRACLEIEHAALQEKLSTPDEKSLAALKKVMTTHESFINRYPQSPYLEKILFQLAEYSYLHASLDYQRMLRAVEGSKNPADFLLETRPNFDQAIKLYERILSQFPHGRYTEKTLYALAYTYQEQGAIILARSVFQRLIQDFPDTSLATEVQVRLGEIFFDENKFAQAAEYYDRAVKSGRLPGQYRNNVLYKLAWSFYKQSQDHKALELFILLADEYARSNNNLLLKEMIYQLAKMGSEYDSLEKVTKLLSPVEEKSYHFQVVKTMADILFNEERFREAIEAYRRVIDRYPLNAEAPVFQARIEQCCLKLADPKAANAAREHLVLNYGENTPWWDNNRDEAIRKQVSLLIDESIRNSTLYLMESTDEKDYQELIRFYRQNLNRFPSAEQVYTIGFLLAECLYKTRQYEQAIAEYSQVVQNKAFRKFTEDAAYKKIICLEKLIEHKAPAGTQQQGPAPEGKAAGIKPEDWSPEEKQFLAACDHLMQSFPKNVHLPEVLYKKGELYLTKGQPQKAIDTFDYLIQHFPESDIRPSALKMLAKARFNQEKFELAARVYSEIVADCDQKLKGREDAEVVSARRNAYKMMALSSYKEAELLTREGKPIEAAQKFEATADEFPREQIADLALFEAARIYQAQGQPQKAHQIFERILEQYPGSEYAPQALLLIAQEQEKNRQLAEAARNYERLYRDYPRFSGSGKALYRAGRLFEEVEDWAKVITIFSLYQSDLRPDPALALEVNFRRGYALMKSGGNTQAEAAFQVVLDTYERYKAQDDTLKPYYPAWARFLIGEMSFEAYDKVRLQDSSDRGMKPKLDMLKKVLENYTKATDFKIAEWAIQAIFKMGLAMDKFAEELGDFSAGQSSEELPKDEASYLLNIQLQMKIIEFLEKAGMFYRQNIQLSEHNNIQDDTWIAKSKENFTRDYWLAGQRYEKIYSLIKDAPVPDSLDEEQVKSYRQALLEKALPYQSQAAEMYAKNTQASAFRIEYNSWIGQSYQRLAIVRPERYRRDEERPLAESRSRFSLPEQLLLRE